In bacterium, a genomic segment contains:
- a CDS encoding SDR family oxidoreductase, whose amino-acid sequence MERLGVFDLSGRVACITGAASGIGEATAETLAAAGAAVVLGDIDGDGAARTRDRIVDGGGRAMAQSVDTTRAEQVSALVAAATDEFGRLDVMANVAGVGSYGDAVDVTEAELDRVLAINFKGVFFGCQAAMRVMVPQGSGSIINVSATAINTPVGGLSVYAATKAAVAMLTQSLAVEAGPSGVRVNTIAPGFTLTNFVGGHLRDSEGNVDAVEMDSYLKLMRDRSPLAEVCEASDQANLIWFLASDASRYVTGQILRANAGQSITW is encoded by the coding sequence ATGGAGAGGCTCGGCGTGTTCGACTTGAGCGGGCGAGTGGCGTGCATCACCGGGGCGGCTAGCGGCATCGGCGAAGCAACCGCGGAGACGCTGGCCGCGGCGGGGGCTGCGGTGGTACTGGGCGACATCGACGGCGACGGGGCAGCCCGAACCCGGGACCGCATTGTTGACGGCGGCGGCCGGGCGATGGCCCAATCAGTGGATACCACCCGGGCCGAGCAGGTGAGCGCGCTGGTGGCCGCGGCCACAGACGAATTCGGACGGCTGGATGTGATGGCCAACGTGGCTGGGGTGGGCAGCTACGGCGATGCGGTGGACGTGACCGAGGCCGAGCTCGACCGGGTGCTGGCCATCAACTTCAAGGGAGTGTTCTTCGGCTGCCAAGCGGCCATGCGGGTCATGGTTCCCCAAGGGTCGGGTTCGATCATCAATGTGTCGGCCACTGCCATCAACACTCCAGTGGGCGGTTTATCGGTGTACGCCGCCACTAAAGCGGCGGTGGCGATGCTCACCCAGTCGCTGGCCGTGGAGGCGGGGCCTAGCGGAGTTCGGGTCAACACCATCGCCCCCGGGTTCACGCTCACCAATTTTGTAGGCGGCCATCTGCGGGATTCTGAGGGCAATGTCGACGCTGTGGAGATGGACAGCTACCTCAAGCTGATGCGGGACCGATCTCCGCTGGCCGAGGTGTGCGAGGCGTCTGACCAGGCCAATCTCATCTGGTTCTTGGCTTCCGACGCCTCCCGCTATGTGACCGGTCAAATCCTGCGGGCCAACGCCGGCCAGAGCATCACCTGGTAG